From Desulfonauticus submarinus, a single genomic window includes:
- a CDS encoding EF-Tu/IF-2/RF-3 family GTPase encodes DACDEYIPEPKRDIDKPFLMPIEDVFSISGRGTVVTGRVERGIIKVGDEVEIVGFKETQKTVCTGVEMFRKVLDQGQAGDNVGVLLRGVKRDEVERGQVLAAPGSITPHRKFKAEVYILTKEEGGRHTPFFSGYRPQFYFRTTDVTGVVTLAEGVEMVMPGDNTTFEVELIAPVAMEKGLRFAIREGGRTVGAGVVTDILE; translated from the coding sequence GGATGCTTGTGATGAGTATATACCAGAGCCTAAGCGTGATATAGATAAGCCATTTTTGATGCCGATAGAGGATGTATTTAGTATATCTGGTCGTGGTACGGTAGTAACAGGTAGGGTTGAGCGAGGAATAATCAAGGTAGGAGATGAGGTAGAGATAGTAGGATTTAAGGAGACGCAGAAGACGGTTTGTACTGGAGTAGAGATGTTTCGTAAGGTATTGGATCAGGGTCAGGCAGGAGATAATGTAGGAGTATTGTTGAGGGGAGTTAAGCGAGATGAGGTAGAGCGAGGTCAGGTATTGGCAGCGCCAGGTAGTATAACGCCGCATCGTAAGTTTAAGGCAGAGGTATATATATTGACGAAGGAAGAGGGAGGACGTCATACTCCATTTTTTAGTGGATATAGGCCTCAGTTTTATTTTAGGACTACGGATGTTACGGGAGTGGTGACATTGGCAGAGGGAGTAGAGATGGTAATGCCTGGAGATAATACTACGTTTGAGGTAGAGTTAATAGCGCCAGTAGCGATGGAGAAGGGATTGAGGTTTGCGATTCGTGAAGGTGGAAGGACAGTAGGCGCTGGCGTAGTCACAGATATATTGGAGTAG
- the rpmG gene encoding 50S ribosomal protein L33, giving the protein MRINILLACTECKRRNYSTTKNKKNNPSKLELKKYCPFCKKHTLHKETK; this is encoded by the coding sequence ATGCGAATTAATATTTTGTTAGCCTGCACAGAGTGTAAGAGAAGGAATTATTCTACAACTAAAAATAAAAAGAATAATCCGAGTAAGTTGGAATTAAAGAAGTATTGTCCGTTTTGTAAAAAACATACCCTACATAAAGAGACAAAGTAG